The Klebsiella sp. RHBSTW-00484 genome includes a window with the following:
- a CDS encoding IS110 family transposase: MNIKRIGLDLAKNVFQIHAVDHHEHVVVRKSLRRAHMHAYFSQLAPCTIGIEACASSHYWSRELTRMGHTVRIIPPKFVKPYLKGNKNDANDAEAICEAISRPAMRFVAVKTERQQTLQAEHRVRARVIKSRTALCNEIRGFLGEFGVVLPVGISQLRKALPEILSQQEQWDDRFMRLLCELAEELRMLDDRVAGHDRRLAEAAREDICIQRLMKIEGIGVITASAMVALLGDATQFKNGREMAAYVGLVPRQHSSGGKQQLGHISKRGDSYLRTLVIHGARSVLKTCAGKEDRRSQWLQSVAERRNRNIATVALANKNVRIAWAVMSRGEDYHGSRVAG; this comes from the coding sequence ATGAATATTAAACGTATCGGTCTTGACCTGGCAAAAAATGTCTTTCAGATCCATGCTGTGGATCACCATGAACATGTCGTCGTGCGGAAATCTCTCCGCCGCGCCCACATGCACGCTTATTTCTCTCAGCTGGCTCCCTGCACCATCGGGATTGAAGCCTGCGCATCATCCCACTACTGGTCCCGCGAACTCACCCGCATGGGGCATACCGTGCGCATTATTCCCCCGAAATTCGTCAAGCCTTACCTCAAAGGCAACAAGAATGATGCCAACGATGCCGAAGCCATCTGTGAAGCCATCAGCCGCCCCGCCATGCGCTTCGTCGCGGTTAAGACAGAGCGCCAGCAGACCCTTCAGGCGGAGCATCGCGTGCGGGCCAGAGTGATAAAAAGCCGCACGGCGCTGTGCAACGAGATACGGGGCTTTCTGGGCGAATTCGGCGTGGTGCTGCCGGTCGGCATCAGCCAGTTGCGTAAGGCGCTGCCGGAGATACTGTCACAGCAGGAGCAGTGGGATGACCGGTTTATGCGCCTGCTGTGCGAGCTGGCCGAAGAGCTGCGGATGCTGGATGACCGGGTGGCGGGGCATGACCGGCGGCTCGCAGAGGCGGCGCGGGAAGATATCTGCATCCAGCGGCTGATGAAAATAGAAGGTATCGGCGTGATAACCGCCAGCGCGATGGTGGCGTTGTTGGGTGACGCGACGCAGTTTAAGAACGGTCGGGAGATGGCGGCTTATGTGGGGCTGGTTCCCCGGCAGCACTCAAGCGGCGGTAAGCAGCAGCTGGGGCATATCAGCAAGCGGGGTGACAGCTACCTGCGTACGCTGGTCATCCACGGGGCACGGTCAGTTCTGAAGACATGTGCAGGCAAAGAAGACCGGCGGAGCCAGTGGCTGCAGTCGGTGGCGGAAAGACGGAACCGGAATATCGCGACGGTGGCGCTGGCGAACAAGAATGTGCGGATAGCGTGGGCGGTGATGAGTCGCGGAGAAGATTACCATGGCTCACGGGTCGCCGGTTAA
- a CDS encoding type VI secretion system protein TssA produces the protein MSLTQWQQGKLSDVPLPGADETSIQALTSSLEWLNRLNAVSASWPETSAPSFNVLEQKIKTCLQALGSTTPEQPQFVTQQTAPTVSNTAAFAHREQAYQMIKQVADYLARTEPHSPVPYLLYRAFAWGHTPLPELLSELISSDEPTRRLWKQLGVLP, from the coding sequence ATGTCTCTGACGCAATGGCAGCAGGGGAAGCTATCCGATGTTCCGTTACCCGGCGCAGACGAGACCTCCATTCAGGCCCTGACGTCCAGCCTGGAGTGGCTCAATCGATTGAATGCTGTCAGCGCAAGTTGGCCCGAAACCTCCGCCCCTTCCTTCAACGTACTGGAGCAAAAAATCAAAACCTGCCTGCAGGCGCTGGGCAGCACAACACCTGAGCAACCGCAGTTTGTTACCCAACAAACCGCACCGACGGTCAGCAACACCGCCGCATTTGCCCATCGTGAGCAGGCGTATCAGATGATTAAACAGGTGGCGGATTATCTGGCACGCACCGAGCCGCACAGCCCGGTGCCGTATTTGCTGTACCGCGCTTTTGCCTGGGGGCACACGCCGCTGCCGGAGCTGCTCTCAGAACTGATTAGCAGCGATGAGCCCACCCGCCGACTGTGGAAACAGCTGGGGGTATTACCATGA
- a CDS encoding DUF4280 domain-containing protein — MSCPGVCTGALLQCSFGAVPGVLNVLPASRTIVGNMPMANIMDNKPFVNIMPFGMCYSIANPTVAAATAAALGVLTPMPCVPATPAPWMPGSPTVLVGNMPALTAQSQLICMWGGVIQISFPGQMTTVVA; from the coding sequence ATGAGTTGTCCGGGAGTTTGTACCGGCGCATTGTTGCAGTGCTCATTTGGCGCTGTGCCAGGCGTACTGAACGTGTTGCCCGCCAGTCGAACCATCGTCGGTAACATGCCGATGGCGAATATTATGGATAACAAACCATTTGTGAACATTATGCCATTTGGGATGTGCTACAGCATCGCCAATCCGACGGTTGCCGCCGCCACCGCCGCAGCGCTCGGCGTACTGACGCCAATGCCCTGTGTTCCGGCAACGCCCGCACCGTGGATGCCAGGCTCACCTACGGTGCTGGTGGGAAATATGCCCGCCCTCACCGCCCAGTCGCAATTAATCTGCATGTGGGGCGGCGTGATCCAGATTAGCTTTCCGGGGCAGATGACGACGGTCGTGGCGTGA
- a CDS encoding BglG family transcription antiterminator — MRFPNPRLAQLFTLLQNETLPQDELAQRLSVSTRTVRADITALNELLLHYGAQFTLSRGSGYQLVINDPLRYQTLEESAPKAQHIPRTAADRIHFLLVRFLTSAFSIKLEDLADEWFVSRATLQGDMAEVRERFQRYQLTLETRPRHGMKLFGSEVSIRACLTDLLWELTQQGALNPQLSEEALTPGVPERLEQILQETLTRHQIRLTDVGERFVCLYGAVVVRRVSEGYPLADFSADDVAHNVRDAARELANAMQQLADKPLAPAEEEWLCVHLAARQVQDVDPGTISADDDEALVNYILRYINQQYNYNLLNDDQLHADLLTHIKTMITRVRYQIMIPNPLLDNIKQHYPMAWDMTLAAVSSWGKYTPYAISENEIGFLVLHIGVGLERHYNIGYQRQPQVLLVCDTSNAMVRMIEAILQRKYPQLEIAATLSQREYEQRQEIAEDFVISTVRISEKDKPVVTIAPFPTDYQLDQIGKLVLVDRTRPWMLDKYFDEAHFQVIDTPMDQQTLFATLCQQLQQEGFVDAEFHDSVVEREAIVSTMLGDGIALPHALGLLAKKTVVYTVIAPHGIAWGDETAHIIFLLAISKSEYEEAMAIYDIFVTFLRERAMARLAATRSFDEFKTVAMECVSRF; from the coding sequence ATGCGATTTCCCAATCCACGTTTAGCGCAGCTGTTTACTCTGCTGCAAAACGAAACGCTGCCGCAGGATGAGCTGGCGCAGCGGCTGTCGGTTTCTACCCGGACGGTACGCGCTGATATCACCGCGTTGAACGAGCTGCTGTTGCACTATGGGGCGCAGTTTACGCTTAGCCGCGGCAGCGGTTATCAACTGGTCATTAACGATCCGTTGCGCTATCAGACCCTGGAAGAGAGCGCGCCAAAAGCGCAGCATATTCCGCGCACAGCGGCAGATCGGATCCACTTTTTGCTGGTGCGCTTTTTGACTTCGGCCTTCTCCATCAAGCTGGAGGATCTGGCCGATGAGTGGTTCGTTAGCCGGGCGACGCTGCAAGGCGACATGGCCGAGGTGCGCGAACGTTTTCAGCGTTATCAGCTAACTCTGGAGACGCGTCCACGCCACGGTATGAAGCTGTTTGGCAGCGAAGTGTCGATTCGCGCCTGTCTGACCGATCTGCTGTGGGAGCTGACGCAGCAGGGAGCGCTGAATCCGCAGCTCAGCGAAGAAGCGCTGACTCCCGGCGTGCCGGAGCGGCTGGAGCAGATACTGCAAGAGACGCTGACCCGCCATCAGATCCGCCTGACCGACGTGGGCGAGCGTTTTGTCTGCCTGTACGGCGCAGTGGTGGTGCGCCGCGTGAGCGAAGGGTATCCGCTGGCGGATTTCAGCGCCGATGATGTGGCGCATAACGTTCGTGACGCCGCGCGGGAACTGGCAAATGCCATGCAGCAACTGGCGGATAAACCGCTTGCCCCAGCGGAAGAGGAGTGGCTGTGCGTGCACTTAGCCGCGCGTCAGGTACAGGACGTCGATCCGGGGACCATCAGCGCTGATGATGATGAAGCGCTGGTGAACTACATCCTGCGTTATATCAATCAGCAATATAACTACAACCTGTTGAACGACGACCAACTGCATGCCGATCTGCTGACGCATATTAAGACCATGATTACCCGCGTGCGCTACCAGATAATGATCCCCAACCCGCTGCTTGATAACATCAAGCAGCACTATCCGATGGCGTGGGATATGACGCTGGCGGCGGTGTCCAGTTGGGGGAAATATACCCCCTACGCCATCAGCGAAAATGAGATTGGCTTTCTGGTGCTGCATATCGGCGTTGGGCTGGAGCGCCACTACAATATTGGCTATCAGCGCCAGCCGCAGGTGCTGCTGGTGTGCGATACCAGCAACGCGATGGTGCGGATGATTGAAGCCATTCTGCAACGTAAGTATCCGCAACTGGAGATCGCCGCTACCCTGTCGCAGCGCGAGTATGAGCAACGACAAGAGATCGCGGAAGATTTTGTGATCTCCACCGTACGCATCAGCGAAAAAGATAAGCCGGTGGTGACCATCGCGCCGTTTCCTACCGACTATCAGCTCGATCAAATCGGCAAGCTGGTGCTGGTGGACAGGACCCGCCCGTGGATGCTGGACAAGTATTTCGATGAAGCTCATTTCCAGGTGATTGATACGCCAATGGACCAGCAAACGCTGTTTGCCACCCTGTGCCAGCAGCTACAGCAGGAGGGGTTTGTTGATGCGGAATTTCATGATTCGGTAGTGGAGCGTGAGGCTATTGTCAGCACCATGCTTGGCGACGGTATTGCGTTACCCCACGCCCTTGGACTACTGGCGAAAAAGACCGTGGTCTATACGGTGATTGCGCCGCACGGCATCGCCTGGGGCGATGAAACCGCACATATCATCTTCCTGCTCGCGATCAGCAAAAGCGAGTATGAAGAGGCGATGGCGATCTACGATATTTTCGTCACTTTCCTGCGCGAACGCGCCATGGCCCGCCTTGCCGCCACCCGCAGTTTTGATGAGTTTAAAACGGTGGCGATGGAGTGCGTCAGCCGGTTTTGA
- a CDS encoding lactonase family protein gives MPTARHLLVASLSLLAASAAAQTHYAWVGTYNPNGEGLYRFTVDSQTGELRDKTLVSKQPNLAQLTVSADGKTLYAASEVEKGVVQAWRIASNGELSELNQVASGGAGPVYLSLTPDSRHLLVANYVSGTIAVLPVKEDGSLGESVDTRQDQGPAGAERPAAAVEGSFAISDHNGPHAHMIAADPSGKYVYSTDLGLDRIYQYRMDNASGKLTPNDPPFIAASSPGAGPRHFVFTPQGDGLWLINEEASTLTFYHLDKQSGLLREGKTVSALPKEYKGTSFAAGLVLSQDGKQLYVANRLHNSIAHFTVMADGSLSHQEDIWTRGDYPRTLTLGNQGQWLYVMNQRSDNITRFSVAPKDGKLTFSPDYTPVGSPSQMVISAQP, from the coding sequence ATGCCTACCGCCCGTCACCTGCTTGTTGCTTCACTGTCCCTGCTCGCCGCTAGCGCCGCTGCGCAAACCCACTACGCCTGGGTCGGCACCTACAACCCTAACGGGGAAGGTCTATACCGTTTTACAGTCGATAGCCAAACCGGCGAGCTGCGCGACAAAACCCTGGTTAGCAAGCAGCCGAACCTCGCCCAGCTTACCGTCTCAGCAGATGGTAAAACCCTGTACGCCGCCAGCGAAGTAGAAAAGGGCGTGGTGCAGGCGTGGCGTATCGCCAGCAATGGTGAACTGAGCGAGCTGAATCAGGTGGCTTCCGGCGGGGCCGGGCCGGTTTATCTCTCCCTGACTCCCGATAGCCGTCATCTACTGGTGGCGAACTACGTTAGCGGTACCATCGCGGTGCTGCCGGTAAAAGAAGATGGCAGCCTGGGCGAATCGGTAGATACCCGCCAGGATCAAGGGCCAGCGGGGGCTGAGCGTCCAGCAGCAGCCGTTGAAGGCAGCTTTGCCATTAGCGATCATAACGGCCCACATGCTCATATGATCGCCGCCGATCCCAGCGGTAAATATGTTTACTCTACCGATCTGGGGCTGGACAGGATCTACCAATACCGGATGGATAACGCCAGCGGCAAGCTGACACCGAACGATCCGCCGTTTATCGCCGCGTCGTCCCCTGGCGCTGGCCCGCGCCACTTTGTCTTTACACCGCAGGGTGATGGACTATGGTTGATTAACGAAGAAGCCTCGACGCTCACCTTCTATCACCTTGATAAGCAAAGCGGACTGCTACGCGAGGGGAAAACGGTCTCCGCGCTGCCCAAAGAGTATAAAGGCACCAGCTTTGCCGCCGGGCTGGTCCTCAGTCAGGATGGTAAACAGCTGTACGTCGCCAACCGCCTGCATAACAGCATCGCCCACTTTACGGTGATGGCCGACGGCAGCCTGAGCCATCAGGAGGATATCTGGACCCGCGGCGACTATCCGCGCACCTTAACTCTGGGTAACCAGGGCCAGTGGCTGTACGTCATGAATCAGCGTAGCGACAACATCACCCGTTTTAGCGTCGCGCCGAAGGACGGCAAGCTGACGTTTTCGCCGGACTATACCCCGGTGGGCAGCCCGTCTCAGATGGTGATATCTGCTCAACCCTGA
- the dagF gene encoding 2-dehydro-3-deoxy-phosphogluconate aldolase, translating to MKLTPNFYRDRVCLNVLAGSKDNARDIYEAAEGHVLVGVLSKNYPDVASAVADMREYAQLIDNALSVGLGAGDPNQSAMVSEISRQVQPQHVNQVFTGVGTSRALLGQNETVVNGLVSPTGTPGMVKISTGPLSSGAPDGIVPLETAIALLKDMGGSSIKYFPMGGLKHRDEFIAVAEACARHDFWLEPTGGIDLENYGEILKIALDAGVSKIIPHIYSSIIDKASGNTRPADVRQLLEMTKQLVK from the coding sequence ATGAAACTGACCCCTAACTTTTACCGTGACCGCGTCTGCCTGAACGTGCTGGCGGGTAGTAAAGACAATGCTCGCGACATTTATGAAGCGGCGGAAGGTCATGTGCTGGTCGGCGTGCTCTCTAAAAACTATCCCGATGTCGCCAGCGCGGTGGCCGATATGCGCGAGTACGCGCAGTTGATTGATAACGCGCTTTCCGTGGGGCTGGGGGCGGGCGATCCAAACCAGTCGGCGATGGTCAGCGAAATTTCGCGTCAGGTGCAGCCGCAGCACGTGAATCAGGTCTTTACTGGCGTGGGCACCAGCCGTGCGCTGCTGGGGCAGAACGAAACCGTGGTCAACGGTCTGGTGTCGCCAACCGGCACGCCGGGCATGGTGAAGATCTCAACCGGCCCGCTGAGCAGCGGCGCGCCGGACGGCATTGTGCCGCTAGAAACCGCAATTGCTCTGCTGAAAGATATGGGCGGCAGCTCAATTAAATACTTCCCGATGGGTGGGTTAAAGCATCGCGATGAGTTTATTGCGGTAGCCGAGGCCTGCGCCCGCCATGATTTCTGGCTGGAGCCAACCGGTGGGATCGATCTGGAAAACTACGGCGAAATCCTGAAAATTGCGCTGGACGCAGGGGTGAGTAAAATTATCCCGCATATCTACAGTTCAATTATCGATAAAGCCAGCGGCAATACTCGTCCGGCAGATGTGCGTCAGTTGCTGGAGATGACGAAGCAGTTAGTTAAATAG
- a CDS encoding DgaE family pyridoxal phosphate-dependent ammonia lyase — MPSIFEKYDLKQVINTSGRMTALGVSTPRPEVVEAAMAGMNQYFEMKDLVNKTGAYIAKLLDVEGATVVSCASAGIAQSVAAVLVKDSDWLLENLHVTPIENNEIVLPKGHNVNFGAPVGTMVALGGGRLVEAGYANECSAEQLAAAITPRTAAILYIKSHHCVQKSMLNVAQAAAVARLHNLPLIVDAAAEEDLQAYYRAGADLVIYSGAKAIEGPTSGLVIGKTQYVEWVKRQSMGIGRAMKVGKEGILGLTCAIEHYLTATKESGEEMVEKMTPFINQLNTLNGVTARVVWDSAGRDIARAEIKFDEAVTGVDTSELVNALKQGEYAIYFRGYKANEGIIEADVRSVNAQQLEIVSRRIAEVLNQEKNA, encoded by the coding sequence ATGCCTTCGATTTTTGAGAAATACGATTTAAAACAGGTGATTAATACCTCCGGGCGCATGACGGCGCTGGGCGTGTCTACTCCGCGTCCGGAAGTGGTTGAAGCCGCGATGGCGGGCATGAACCAGTACTTCGAGATGAAAGACCTGGTGAATAAAACGGGAGCTTACATTGCGAAACTGCTGGACGTGGAAGGGGCGACCGTCGTCTCCTGCGCATCAGCAGGCATTGCCCAGTCGGTGGCGGCAGTGCTGGTGAAAGACAGCGACTGGCTGCTGGAAAACCTGCACGTGACGCCGATTGAAAACAACGAAATCGTGTTGCCGAAAGGCCATAACGTCAACTTTGGCGCGCCGGTGGGTACCATGGTGGCGCTGGGCGGCGGCAGGCTGGTGGAAGCGGGCTACGCCAACGAATGTTCCGCCGAACAGCTGGCGGCGGCGATCACTCCGCGTACCGCGGCGATTTTGTATATCAAATCTCACCACTGCGTGCAGAAAAGCATGCTCAACGTGGCGCAGGCGGCTGCGGTGGCGCGGCTCCATAATCTGCCGCTGATCGTTGATGCGGCGGCAGAAGAGGATTTACAGGCTTACTACCGCGCGGGTGCGGATCTGGTTATTTACAGCGGCGCGAAGGCCATCGAAGGGCCAACCAGCGGACTGGTGATTGGCAAAACTCAGTACGTTGAGTGGGTCAAACGCCAGTCGATGGGTATTGGCCGGGCGATGAAGGTCGGCAAAGAGGGGATCCTTGGCCTGACCTGCGCCATCGAACACTACCTGACGGCGACCAAAGAGAGCGGTGAGGAGATGGTGGAGAAGATGACGCCGTTTATTAACCAACTCAATACGCTCAACGGCGTGACTGCGCGAGTCGTCTGGGATAGTGCCGGTCGTGATATCGCGCGGGCTGAAATTAAATTTGATGAAGCCGTGACCGGCGTGGACACCAGTGAGCTGGTGAACGCGCTGAAGCAGGGTGAATACGCTATTTACTTCCGCGGCTATAAAGCTAACGAAGGGATTATTGAAGCCGATGTGCGCAGCGTCAACGCACAGCAACTGGAGATTGTCTCCCGTCGCATCGCTGAGGTTCTGAACCAGGAGAAAAACGCATGA
- a CDS encoding amidohydrolase/deacetylase family metallohydrolase has product MFDLLLRRARLVDDTITDIAIRDGKIAALGEISAPSRKTVELNGNYYVSAGWIDSHVHCYPNSPIYHDEPDSVGIATGVTTVVDAGSTGADDVDDFYQLTRKAATEVYALLNISRVGLIAQNELANMANIDADAVKQAVNRYPNFIVGLKARMSSSVVGENGITPLERAKAIQQENGDLPLMVHIGNNPPNLDEIADLLTSGDIITHCYNGKPNRILTPSGELKSSITRALQRGVRLDVGHGTASFSFEVARRAIAMGILPHTISSDIYCRNRIDGPVRSLALVMSKFLAIGMSLPQVIDCVTANVADGLHLAHKGQLDVGYDADLTLFTLAQTPTVLVDAEKESLQADKILLPLAAIRAGKGYLTEQGSAENAFDF; this is encoded by the coding sequence ATGTTTGATTTACTCCTGCGCCGCGCACGCCTCGTTGACGATACCATCACGGATATTGCCATTCGGGACGGAAAGATCGCGGCGCTGGGCGAGATTAGCGCGCCCTCGCGAAAAACCGTCGAGCTGAACGGCAACTATTACGTCAGCGCAGGCTGGATTGACTCTCACGTCCACTGCTACCCGAACTCACCGATTTATCACGATGAGCCGGACAGCGTGGGCATTGCCACTGGCGTGACCACCGTGGTTGACGCGGGCAGCACCGGCGCTGACGACGTTGACGATTTTTATCAGTTAACCCGCAAAGCGGCGACCGAGGTTTATGCGCTGCTCAATATTTCCCGCGTCGGGCTGATCGCCCAGAACGAACTGGCCAATATGGCGAATATTGATGCTGATGCGGTGAAGCAGGCGGTCAACCGCTACCCGAATTTCATCGTCGGCCTGAAGGCGCGGATGAGCAGCAGCGTGGTGGGCGAAAACGGCATTACGCCGCTGGAGCGTGCGAAGGCTATCCAGCAGGAAAATGGTGACCTGCCGCTGATGGTGCATATCGGCAACAATCCGCCGAACCTCGATGAAATCGCCGACCTGCTGACTTCTGGCGACATTATTACCCATTGCTACAACGGCAAACCCAACCGCATCCTGACGCCGTCCGGCGAGCTGAAAAGCTCGATTACCCGGGCTTTACAGCGCGGGGTGCGCCTCGATGTCGGTCACGGTACTGCCAGCTTCAGCTTTGAAGTCGCGCGCCGGGCGATTGCGATGGGCATTCTGCCGCACACTATCAGCTCCGATATCTACTGCCGCAACCGTATTGACGGCCCGGTGCGCTCGCTGGCGCTGGTGATGTCCAAATTCCTCGCTATCGGTATGTCGCTACCGCAGGTTATCGACTGCGTGACGGCAAATGTCGCCGACGGTCTTCACCTGGCGCACAAAGGGCAGCTTGACGTGGGCTATGACGCCGATCTCACGCTGTTCACCCTCGCGCAGACGCCAACGGTGCTGGTGGATGCCGAAAAAGAGAGTCTTCAGGCCGACAAGATTCTGCTGCCGCTTGCCGCGATTCGCGCGGGCAAGGGCTATTTGACCGAACAAGGGAGCGCGGAAAATGCCTTCGATTTTTGA
- a CDS encoding DUF4310 family protein, which produces MEQNKGFWYADWSFPIFVGLLSSGVFAGTHMYYLYGIGAFNEVAFVAMLKAGIDTGAYGAVAAFGASFLFARIIEGSLVGILDIGGAIQTGVGLGVPALLLGAGIMFPVTNFIASLVTGLVIGLAIGYIIILARKFTINQSDSTYGADVMMGAGNASGRFLGPLIILSAMSASIPIGIGSLLGALLFYIWQKPITGGAILGAMILGTLFPIAIS; this is translated from the coding sequence ATGGAACAAAATAAAGGTTTTTGGTATGCCGACTGGTCGTTCCCGATCTTTGTTGGTCTGCTCTCTTCCGGCGTTTTCGCCGGGACGCATATGTACTACCTCTACGGCATCGGCGCGTTTAACGAAGTGGCTTTCGTGGCGATGCTGAAGGCGGGAATTGATACCGGAGCCTACGGCGCGGTGGCGGCGTTCGGCGCCAGCTTCTTGTTCGCTCGTATCATTGAAGGCTCGCTGGTGGGGATTCTGGATATCGGCGGAGCGATTCAGACCGGTGTCGGCCTGGGCGTTCCGGCGCTGCTGCTCGGCGCGGGCATCATGTTCCCGGTGACCAACTTTATTGCTTCCCTGGTTACCGGTCTGGTCATTGGCCTGGCGATTGGCTACATCATCATTCTGGCGCGTAAATTCACCATCAACCAGAGTGACTCCACCTACGGTGCCGACGTCATGATGGGGGCAGGTAATGCTTCCGGTCGCTTCCTTGGACCGTTGATTATCCTCAGCGCGATGAGCGCATCGATTCCTATCGGTATCGGTTCTCTGCTGGGCGCGCTGCTGTTCTATATCTGGCAGAAGCCGATTACCGGCGGCGCGATCCTTGGCGCGATGATCCTCGGTACCCTCTTCCCGATTGCGATTAGTTAA
- a CDS encoding DUF4311 domain-containing protein, whose translation MFLIILIKSLIIGGLVGVGVGAGAARMFHAPTTQGMGAFRTLGELNSCEGDPASHFSFGLGFFFNAWASSVAAGSFTQDVDHRIIPNWGAAALMIKNRNVGETLHDPRKMAISCGIIGMIVVTFLNLTASSVPEALQVTAVKVLVPAANLLVNIVMPVIFWLAAIDAGKKSGFWATIFGGAAQLIMGNAVPGLVLGILIGKGVEESGWHRVTKVMMVAIVALFVLSGFFRGFDMKMIESFHMTVPNWLELIHNSLSGK comes from the coding sequence ATGTTCCTGATAATTTTAATAAAATCGCTCATCATCGGCGGCCTGGTTGGCGTCGGCGTGGGCGCCGGAGCGGCACGTATGTTTCATGCGCCCACCACGCAAGGGATGGGCGCATTTCGTACGTTGGGCGAGCTGAATTCATGTGAAGGCGATCCGGCTTCCCACTTCTCTTTTGGCCTTGGTTTCTTCTTTAACGCCTGGGCTTCTTCCGTCGCAGCAGGCTCCTTCACTCAGGACGTCGATCACCGCATTATTCCCAACTGGGGCGCGGCGGCGTTGATGATCAAAAACCGCAACGTCGGCGAAACGCTGCACGATCCGAGGAAGATGGCTATCTCCTGCGGCATCATCGGCATGATTGTCGTCACCTTCCTTAACCTGACCGCCTCTTCGGTACCGGAAGCGCTGCAGGTAACCGCAGTCAAAGTGTTGGTACCAGCGGCAAACCTGCTGGTGAACATCGTGATGCCGGTTATCTTCTGGCTGGCGGCGATTGATGCGGGTAAAAAATCGGGCTTCTGGGCGACGATTTTCGGCGGCGCGGCGCAGCTGATTATGGGTAACGCCGTACCGGGACTGGTGCTGGGTATCCTGATTGGTAAGGGTGTGGAAGAGAGCGGTTGGCATCGCGTCACTAAGGTGATGATGGTCGCTATTGTCGCGCTGTTTGTTCTGAGCGGCTTCTTCCGCGGCTTCGATATGAAGATGATTGAATCCTTCCATATGACCGTGCCGAACTGGCTGGAACTGATCCACAACTCGCTCAGCGGTAAATAA
- a CDS encoding DUF4312 family protein has translation MKEQFTTTVSVTGKGESKTRAFADALNHVQAAVMKTSPHILLRIEPQDVEVVHAREAVRKEAFLFIFLRRERRTYSVELNVTVTVTAINLDKVDFVTQT, from the coding sequence ATGAAAGAGCAATTCACCACCACGGTGAGCGTTACCGGCAAAGGTGAGAGCAAAACACGCGCTTTCGCCGATGCTCTGAACCATGTCCAGGCGGCGGTAATGAAAACGTCGCCGCACATCTTACTGCGTATTGAACCACAGGATGTGGAGGTTGTTCATGCGCGAGAAGCGGTACGGAAAGAGGCGTTCTTGTTCATCTTTCTGCGCCGTGAACGACGGACCTACAGCGTTGAGCTGAACGTCACCGTCACCGTGACCGCCATTAATCTCGATAAAGTGGATTTCGTCACGCAAACCTGA
- a CDS encoding SFCGS family glycine-rich protein, producing MEQITVVIGDRLGKGQKVAAGAEKAGARAVVVPGVAADMKLGDMMKAENATFGISFCGSGGAGAITAQNKHGYKAKYGMRSVDEGVTAINEGYNVLGFGFMDKEELGERLVEAWKKKYGV from the coding sequence ATGGAACAAATCACCGTAGTCATTGGCGATCGCCTGGGTAAAGGACAAAAAGTTGCCGCAGGTGCGGAAAAAGCCGGTGCTCGTGCCGTTGTAGTACCGGGCGTCGCCGCGGATATGAAACTGGGCGACATGATGAAAGCCGAAAACGCCACTTTCGGTATCTCCTTCTGCGGCAGCGGCGGAGCAGGAGCTATCACCGCACAGAATAAACACGGCTACAAAGCAAAATATGGCATGCGTTCCGTTGATGAGGGCGTCACCGCTATCAACGAAGGTTACAACGTTCTGGGCTTCGGCTTTATGGATAAAGAAGAGCTGGGCGAGCGCCTGGTTGAAGCCTGGAAGAAGAAATACGGCGTGTGA
- a CDS encoding glycine dehydrogenase, with protein MNNGAVTHVPEEQATLTERLADEMLQQVFALLSRRNIVPNDVQEQMLTSHVRAMAHRSISGEPLPDVDASLFDEISEDSMMLAREVVAKFGNLPDEEAWLLSVHFEVAKENL; from the coding sequence GTGAATAACGGAGCGGTAACACACGTCCCAGAGGAGCAGGCCACGCTAACCGAAAGGCTGGCCGACGAGATGCTGCAGCAGGTCTTCGCACTGTTAAGCCGCCGCAATATCGTCCCCAACGACGTTCAGGAGCAAATGCTGACTTCCCACGTGCGGGCGATGGCCCATCGGTCAATCAGCGGCGAGCCGCTGCCGGACGTGGATGCCAGCCTGTTCGACGAGATTTCAGAAGATTCAATGATGCTGGCCCGCGAAGTGGTCGCGAAGTTCGGCAATCTGCCAGATGAAGAAGCCTGGCTGCTGTCCGTCCACTTCGAAGTCGCAAAAGAAAACCTGTAA